A window of the Fibrobacter sp. UWH4 genome harbors these coding sequences:
- a CDS encoding phage baseplate protein, which yields MIGFVKQVASLFQEKPSPSVVQGSLFFQDESFGLSELPFDLLVDESHELEFDISDHAVENGSTISDHVSERLRTVSVTGMFTNHPIGSAQAYVDDKGEIVEEPDIINVEGQQAVTNTSRERLEKLKEIARRRNTVRLVTALEVYERMVIESVSFDRGPDDGESVKFTMKLREVRTARTQTKTVEATWNPPAPPKQETEPQRKLSEKKNNGKVSAVEKASTMIYKDGLNPQTITPKG from the coding sequence ATGATAGGATTCGTAAAGCAGGTTGCAAGCCTTTTCCAGGAAAAGCCGTCGCCAAGCGTCGTGCAGGGGTCGCTTTTTTTCCAGGATGAAAGTTTCGGACTGTCAGAACTTCCGTTCGACCTGCTCGTGGACGAAAGCCACGAGCTTGAGTTCGACATATCTGACCATGCCGTGGAAAACGGCTCGACGATTTCGGACCATGTGTCCGAGCGGCTCCGTACCGTTAGCGTCACGGGCATGTTCACCAACCATCCGATAGGGAGTGCGCAGGCGTATGTGGACGACAAGGGCGAAATCGTAGAGGAACCCGACATCATCAACGTGGAAGGCCAACAGGCTGTCACGAACACGTCAAGGGAAAGGCTTGAAAAGCTGAAGGAAATTGCACGCCGTAGGAACACGGTCCGCCTGGTGACGGCCCTAGAAGTCTACGAGCGCATGGTCATCGAGAGCGTATCGTTCGACCGTGGCCCAGACGACGGCGAAAGTGTCAAGTTCACGATGAAGCTCCGTGAGGTGCGAACGGCGAGGACGCAGACGAAGACGGTGGAGGCTACGTGGAACCCTCCGGCACCGCCAAAGCAGGAGACAGAACCGCAGAGAAAGTTGTCCGAAAAGAAGAATAATGGCAAGGTGTCGGCGGTGGAGAAGGCTTCCACGATGATTTACAAGGACGGCCTGAACCCGCAGACCATAACTCCGAAGGGGTAG
- a CDS encoding phage tail assembly chaperone — protein MTPINFKVGDEEYQLLPHTGFTAINLDRKVLGLVGRMASAFTGDDDMAAFAMLSGALSDMGDSEYRWLVETTLGRVTVVTPGKKNVSLSDMDAIAEHFAGNMGGLYTVLIRVWKEEKLTPFALAPKTEQSGG, from the coding sequence ATGACCCCGATAAACTTCAAGGTCGGCGACGAGGAATACCAGCTCCTTCCGCATACCGGGTTCACGGCGATAAACCTTGACCGCAAGGTTCTCGGTCTTGTCGGGCGCATGGCTTCTGCCTTCACCGGAGACGACGACATGGCCGCATTCGCGATGCTTTCGGGCGCACTTTCGGACATGGGCGACAGCGAGTACCGCTGGCTCGTGGAAACGACGCTCGGCCGTGTCACGGTGGTGACTCCGGGCAAGAAGAACGTGTCCCTTTCCGACATGGACGCGATTGCCGAACACTTTGCCGGGAACATGGGCGGACTCTACACCGTTCTGATCCGAGTATGGAAGGAGGAAAAGCTGACCCCTTTCGCACTGGCCCCGAAAACGGAACAGAGTGGAGGCTGA
- a CDS encoding DUF3383 family protein, with translation MAQIIDQIVKISIQDAISSVTTVDVNTMALVGKTGASGSTDAKEIASLSGAKDAFGEDSELYQMVKAFFAQDSQPSRVVCIPAGSDALAAVQAAAENFDFYHIVYASDDTAVSLNDIKSWHEWLADVKKVAHIQIKAADKAGLDGRADAGYDRVALYLHTEMNSVTTTVYDSETKETTVTTSTTKPAGWIDHAAKSVTTDGTETTTVEISWEYLPVAIVALRCASDSAKGTFAHKKCKGVTPDSYSVESYNECIDGGYNIYTKVSGESRLFMGTTSSNERFIDQIVKDDWIRFNAQSRIYQLLGEGNDGNGVNYDDAGIAAVAAAVLNVLNTAADTVHQYVMEGSASVDYKPYSYLVANYAEDVRKRNLPLITGRYARMNSIHTVVQVSLQVTL, from the coding sequence ATGGCTCAGATTATCGACCAGATTGTCAAGATTTCCATCCAGGACGCCATTTCGAGCGTCACCACGGTGGACGTTAACACCATGGCCCTTGTCGGAAAGACCGGGGCTTCGGGTTCCACCGATGCAAAAGAAATTGCATCCCTGAGCGGGGCGAAGGACGCCTTCGGCGAGGATTCCGAGCTTTACCAGATGGTCAAGGCATTCTTCGCCCAGGACTCCCAGCCGTCCCGTGTGGTCTGCATTCCGGCGGGTAGCGATGCACTTGCCGCAGTCCAGGCCGCTGCCGAGAATTTCGACTTCTACCACATTGTCTATGCTTCCGACGACACCGCCGTTTCTCTGAACGACATCAAGTCTTGGCACGAATGGCTTGCCGACGTGAAGAAGGTCGCCCACATCCAGATCAAGGCTGCCGACAAGGCGGGTCTTGACGGTCGTGCTGATGCCGGTTATGACCGAGTGGCCCTCTACCTGCATACAGAAATGAACTCCGTCACCACGACCGTGTACGATTCCGAAACCAAGGAAACCACCGTGACGACTTCGACCACGAAGCCCGCCGGATGGATCGACCATGCAGCAAAGAGCGTCACCACCGACGGGACCGAGACCACCACCGTCGAAATTTCCTGGGAATACCTGCCCGTGGCCATCGTGGCCCTCCGTTGCGCAAGCGATTCCGCCAAGGGCACCTTCGCGCACAAGAAGTGCAAGGGCGTTACACCGGATTCCTACAGTGTGGAAAGCTACAACGAGTGTATCGACGGCGGCTACAACATCTACACCAAGGTTTCTGGCGAGTCCCGCCTGTTCATGGGTACGACTTCAAGCAACGAGAGGTTCATCGACCAGATCGTAAAGGACGACTGGATCCGTTTCAACGCACAGAGCCGCATCTACCAGCTCCTGGGAGAAGGCAACGACGGCAACGGCGTGAACTACGACGATGCAGGCATAGCGGCTGTTGCCGCCGCCGTGCTCAACGTGCTGAACACTGCCGCCGACACGGTCCACCAGTACGTGATGGAAGGTTCCGCGAGCGTGGACTACAAGCCCTACAGCTACCTCGTGGCGAACTACGCCGAGGATGTCCGCAAGCGCAACCTGCCGCTCATTACTGGCCGCTACGCAAGAATGAACTCCATCCACACCGTCGTGCAGGTTTCCCTGCAGGTCACTCTTTAA
- a CDS encoding head-tail adaptor protein has protein sequence MATLFNRRFSFLSMPKPTTDSYGNAVYGEVSVRSVRGTVQPLNGKETVPAVALSRNTGTVKVYSTERLDFRAEDGSGLGYVKCGEYLYELVDELPNQNDLINHWKYIACLVPPSQVPEALQGVA, from the coding sequence GTGGCGACGCTGTTCAATCGCCGTTTTAGCTTCTTGAGTATGCCGAAGCCCACGACCGATTCGTACGGCAATGCGGTATATGGCGAAGTCTCCGTGCGCTCCGTGCGCGGTACGGTGCAGCCGTTGAATGGCAAGGAAACTGTCCCAGCCGTGGCATTGAGCCGCAACACGGGAACGGTCAAGGTGTACAGCACCGAACGGCTCGATTTCCGCGCCGAGGACGGTTCGGGACTTGGCTATGTCAAGTGTGGCGAATACCTTTATGAGCTTGTAGACGAGCTGCCGAACCAGAATGACCTGATAAACCACTGGAAGTATATCGCGTGCCTGGTTCCGCCGTCGCAGGTTCCCGAAGCGTTGCAGGGGGTGGCGTGA
- a CDS encoding DUF4054 domain-containing protein, which produces MNLTDAEREKLLAFLTAEVADSPRLEAWIEAAGYRVSRCYFDKAYVYALSLMVMHKAFLEGLAADGAAGAVTSKREGDLSVSYGSGGSGNGDLSASTYGQEFATLLEQYSHRPGVTGISCCGGFDGGDAVQSPF; this is translated from the coding sequence ATGAACCTTACCGATGCAGAACGTGAAAAGCTGCTTGCCTTCCTGACGGCGGAAGTGGCCGATAGCCCGCGGCTGGAAGCGTGGATCGAGGCGGCAGGGTACCGCGTCTCGCGGTGCTACTTCGACAAGGCCTACGTCTATGCGCTCTCGCTCATGGTCATGCACAAGGCGTTCCTCGAAGGTCTGGCCGCCGACGGAGCGGCAGGAGCCGTCACCAGCAAGCGCGAAGGCGACCTGTCCGTAAGTTACGGGAGCGGTGGATCCGGCAATGGCGACCTTTCTGCATCGACGTATGGCCAGGAGTTCGCGACGCTTCTGGAGCAGTACTCCCACAGGCCGGGAGTGACGGGAATTTCTTGCTGCGGAGGGTTCGACGGTGGCGACGCTGTTCAATCGCCGTTTTAG
- a CDS encoding major capsid family protein gives MAFNAKQQATILQLFGVIANETYGLEREALKATTFIPAQGGIAPWIMSWAYRVVSEVGMAKFISDYADDLPPVERLMKLETIGIKTLGDSYSYSEFELLQWLTAGVDVSRDRAETARRKIDEKVDRVLLVGDDEQGVTGLFNNANVTVENVAAGAATTTTWKTKTLDEIVKDVNALVDAAYTLNKGTITFDTIILPHDAYSHVTTTRVSQYDGTTILAYLKTLFRELGIVNWEESRLLDGAGENGVNRAVFYKKSASILSFVLPEPFVQKEAQPHALHYKVPCYARIGGTVIKNPKGILYADGL, from the coding sequence ATGGCTTTTAACGCTAAACAGCAAGCAACCATTCTCCAGCTCTTCGGTGTCATCGCCAACGAGACCTACGGCCTCGAACGCGAAGCACTGAAGGCCACCACCTTCATCCCGGCACAGGGCGGTATCGCCCCGTGGATTATGAGCTGGGCCTACAGGGTCGTTTCCGAAGTGGGCATGGCGAAGTTCATTTCCGACTACGCCGACGACCTTCCGCCGGTCGAACGCCTGATGAAACTCGAAACCATCGGCATCAAGACCCTCGGCGATTCCTATTCCTACTCGGAATTCGAGTTGCTCCAGTGGCTCACTGCCGGAGTCGACGTCTCCCGCGACCGTGCCGAAACCGCACGCCGCAAGATCGACGAAAAGGTCGACCGCGTTCTTCTCGTCGGTGACGACGAACAGGGCGTCACGGGCCTCTTCAACAATGCCAACGTGACGGTCGAAAACGTGGCCGCAGGTGCAGCGACTACCACCACCTGGAAGACCAAGACCCTCGACGAAATCGTGAAGGACGTGAACGCACTTGTCGATGCTGCCTACACGCTCAACAAGGGCACCATCACCTTCGATACCATCATCCTTCCGCACGACGCCTACAGCCACGTGACGACAACCCGCGTGAGCCAGTACGACGGCACTACCATCCTGGCGTACCTCAAGACGCTCTTCCGTGAACTCGGAATCGTGAACTGGGAAGAATCCCGCCTGCTTGACGGTGCCGGTGAAAACGGAGTGAACCGCGCGGTGTTCTACAAGAAGTCCGCTTCCATCCTCTCGTTCGTGCTCCCCGAGCCGTTCGTCCAGAAGGAAGCCCAGCCCCATGCCCTGCATTACAAGGTGCCTTGCTATGCACGTATCGGCGGCACGGTCATCAAGAACCCGAAGGGCATCCTCTACGCCGACGGCCTGTAA
- a CDS encoding DUF2213 domain-containing protein: MAFGLRDYSDFEPQKLHRTPEGYLTGRIRVTCAGVFPYRTENGLVRRLRPRDEVGKPESVASANSKPLTLRHPGENISPDNIKKYQVGFTGNDAEFDGLDLWLTITVTDRKALDAIERGEVKAVSMGYDVADLLNEPGNWRGTQYDEVMKGIQYNHVALVYAGRAGDNVNFSIGDSADGERFFNDKTAGKEPAKDSAMKKIIIDGAVYECDEAVAAKVAGLEKQLADSEAAHKAELDKVTAERDAAQAEVKTLKESRKDEAEIARLADEKLALVETAKKHGCEVKTTDSALDIKKAVVAKAFGDKMDLKDKSAEYVAVVYDSALIHLDSVGDTNGNDKNPMANDFSHMPNVQDSDHEAAHKAMCDAIFGKTKKEA; this comes from the coding sequence ATGGCATTTGGACTGCGTGACTATTCCGATTTCGAGCCTCAGAAGCTCCACAGGACCCCGGAAGGGTATTTGACGGGGCGTATCCGCGTCACTTGCGCCGGAGTGTTCCCCTACAGGACCGAAAACGGCCTGGTGCGACGACTCCGCCCCCGTGACGAGGTGGGCAAGCCCGAAAGCGTGGCTTCCGCGAACTCCAAGCCCCTGACCCTTCGCCATCCAGGCGAGAACATCTCTCCCGACAACATCAAGAAGTACCAGGTGGGCTTCACGGGAAACGATGCAGAGTTCGACGGTCTGGATTTGTGGCTCACCATCACCGTGACCGACCGGAAGGCTCTCGACGCCATCGAGCGTGGCGAGGTCAAGGCCGTTAGCATGGGCTACGATGTCGCGGACCTCCTGAATGAACCCGGCAATTGGAGGGGTACCCAGTACGACGAGGTCATGAAGGGCATCCAGTACAACCATGTCGCACTTGTCTATGCCGGTCGTGCTGGCGACAACGTGAATTTCAGCATCGGCGACTCCGCCGACGGCGAAAGATTTTTCAACGACAAAACCGCAGGTAAGGAACCTGCAAAGGACAGCGCAATGAAGAAAATCATCATTGACGGTGCCGTTTACGAATGCGACGAGGCCGTGGCCGCGAAGGTCGCCGGGCTGGAAAAGCAGCTCGCCGATTCCGAAGCCGCCCACAAGGCCGAACTCGACAAGGTGACGGCAGAACGTGACGCGGCCCAGGCCGAAGTCAAGACCCTCAAGGAATCCCGGAAGGACGAGGCCGAAATCGCCCGTCTTGCTGACGAGAAGCTCGCTCTCGTCGAAACGGCCAAGAAACATGGCTGCGAGGTGAAGACGACCGATTCCGCCCTAGACATCAAGAAGGCCGTCGTCGCCAAGGCTTTCGGCGACAAGATGGACCTGAAGGACAAGAGCGCCGAATACGTGGCCGTGGTCTACGATTCCGCCCTGATTCACCTTGATTCCGTGGGTGATACCAATGGCAACGACAAGAACCCGATGGCTAACGACTTTAGCCACATGCCGAACGTGCAGGACTCGGACCACGAAGCCGCGCATAAGGCCATGTGCGACGCCATCTTTGGCAAAACCAAGAAGGAGGCATGA
- a CDS encoding helix-turn-helix transcriptional regulator has product MENEESFFDCNKFLIRKGWDRKELAKELGFEVTTIGNWCAKKSTPNYSTLVKLINLGMTLEEMFGETVKEKLSPSPQKDNLPNPVNHDFKEAVRLALTDLLRV; this is encoded by the coding sequence ATGGAAAATGAAGAATCTTTTTTCGACTGCAATAAATTCCTGATTAGGAAGGGGTGGGACCGAAAAGAATTGGCTAAAGAGCTCGGTTTTGAGGTTACTACAATAGGGAACTGGTGTGCGAAAAAATCGACTCCAAACTATTCTACGTTGGTGAAGCTCATAAATTTGGGAATGACTCTCGAAGAAATGTTCGGTGAAACGGTAAAAGAAAAGTTGTCTCCATCTCCGCAAAAGGATAATCTTCCTAATCCGGTCAACCATGATTTCAAGGAAGCTGTACGATTAGCTTTGACTGATTTGCTGCGGGTTTAG
- the bet gene encoding phage recombination protein Bet — protein MEQKTNTAVAVSTEQNRVTQKLLMDYLKQTNSNLLPNEQAQFMAIAGTFNLNPWKREVYAVAYGQGNGRKLSIIVGYEVYLRRAEEFPQYDGYETKFFGEGANMGCTCTVHRKDRNHPIGSTVFLREYSQNNQMWNTKPHVMLEKVAIATAMRRAFPSEFNGMPYSKDELPDNMTNGSEVLDQQGYVEVAPDSQETPTEATNAEGGTKAHTPLSDARRAKFYEFVARENRRVGKAAFDALLEKYGGLERLVADSDLSTKFAHEISVVPDYTATEVNDEEVPL, from the coding sequence ATGGAACAGAAAACAAACACCGCCGTGGCGGTATCCACGGAACAGAACAGGGTCACTCAGAAGCTCCTGATGGATTACCTGAAACAGACCAACTCGAACCTGCTCCCCAACGAGCAGGCCCAGTTCATGGCGATTGCCGGAACATTCAACCTCAACCCGTGGAAGCGGGAAGTCTACGCCGTGGCGTACGGACAGGGAAACGGTCGCAAGCTCAGCATCATCGTCGGCTACGAAGTCTACCTGAGGCGTGCCGAGGAGTTCCCCCAGTACGACGGGTACGAGACAAAGTTCTTCGGCGAGGGGGCGAACATGGGGTGCACCTGCACCGTTCACCGCAAGGACAGGAACCACCCCATCGGATCCACGGTATTCCTCCGCGAGTACTCGCAGAACAACCAGATGTGGAACACCAAGCCGCACGTGATGCTCGAAAAGGTCGCCATCGCCACGGCAATGCGCAGGGCCTTCCCCAGCGAGTTCAACGGCATGCCGTACTCCAAGGACGAACTTCCCGACAACATGACCAATGGTTCTGAGGTGCTTGACCAGCAGGGCTATGTCGAGGTGGCCCCGGATTCGCAGGAAACGCCCACCGAAGCCACGAACGCAGAAGGGGGTACCAAGGCACACACACCGCTCTCCGACGCACGCAGGGCAAAGTTCTACGAGTTTGTGGCAAGGGAAAACAGGCGTGTGGGCAAGGCGGCGTTCGACGCACTCCTTGAAAAGTACGGCGGCCTCGAAAGGCTGGTGGCCGACAGCGACCTCAGCACGAAATTCGCCCACGAAATCAGCGTTGTTCCCGACTACACCGCGACGGAAGTCAACGACGAGGAGGTGCCGTTATAA
- a CDS encoding PcfJ domain-containing protein, giving the protein MYRCIFEERIELEQGKLVRITNARWNGKRYGSGNMDVFKLYEDGRKCCRNLCFCYLGGYMLDDIVDPDEVWCEPRIECKSLVEGFRDIIDDEEVLLIKDKYPGFRWMLDKCRNYCGSIAFIWEALAAWKLWPECERLVNGGFYKLALSSGFAKLPYLQQQKIAEWLKRNPRSDYGLRKIQTMMSKNLTSEEYDLMKRRVSLDCIKYFGTQVKKGLFETLLITSCIYDDYIRMAKSLNHDTESDYWKFPNDLVKAHEKVLDENARKETARQKEKMTRYRRAVERFLPKKYDYEGLTVYVPENYETIDAHARALHQCLTYADYIGKVSDGKCLLVFIKCGDTPKATAEILPDGKVGQFYGDEKDRDNCQPGEKEMKALDFWMKRFKPKIRKVKEAA; this is encoded by the coding sequence ATGTACCGCTGTATATTTGAAGAACGGATTGAACTGGAGCAAGGCAAGCTGGTGCGCATCACTAACGCAAGATGGAATGGGAAGCGTTACGGCAGCGGCAACATGGATGTATTCAAGCTCTACGAAGACGGACGCAAGTGCTGCCGAAACCTTTGTTTTTGCTACTTAGGCGGCTACATGCTGGATGACATCGTGGATCCAGACGAAGTATGGTGCGAACCGCGTATTGAATGCAAGAGCTTAGTAGAAGGATTCAGAGACATTATTGACGATGAAGAAGTCCTGCTTATAAAGGACAAGTACCCCGGTTTCAGGTGGATGCTTGATAAGTGCAGAAACTATTGTGGCAGCATCGCTTTCATTTGGGAAGCCCTTGCAGCATGGAAACTTTGGCCCGAATGTGAAAGACTTGTAAACGGCGGATTCTACAAACTCGCCCTGAGCAGCGGTTTCGCCAAGTTGCCGTACCTGCAACAGCAAAAAATTGCAGAATGGCTAAAGCGCAACCCAAGAAGCGACTACGGCCTCAGAAAAATACAGACGATGATGTCAAAGAATCTTACTTCTGAAGAATACGATTTGATGAAGCGTAGGGTGTCTTTGGACTGCATCAAGTATTTTGGAACCCAGGTAAAGAAAGGTCTGTTTGAAACTCTCCTAATAACAAGTTGTATCTACGACGATTACATCAGAATGGCCAAAAGCCTGAACCATGACACGGAAAGCGATTACTGGAAATTTCCGAACGACCTTGTAAAGGCTCACGAAAAGGTCCTTGACGAAAATGCTCGCAAGGAAACGGCACGTCAAAAGGAGAAAATGACCCGGTATCGCAGAGCCGTCGAAAGATTCCTGCCCAAAAAATATGATTACGAAGGATTGACCGTCTATGTTCCGGAAAATTACGAAACAATCGACGCTCACGCGAGAGCCCTCCACCAGTGCCTCACATACGCAGACTACATCGGCAAAGTCTCGGACGGTAAATGCCTGCTTGTATTCATCAAGTGCGGCGATACGCCAAAGGCTACCGCCGAAATCCTTCCGGACGGAAAAGTCGGACAGTTCTACGGCGACGAAAAAGACCGTGATAATTGCCAGCCTGGCGAGAAAGAAATGAAAGCGCTTGATTTTTGGATGAAAAGGTTCAAGCCGAAAATCCGAAAGGTGAAGGAGGCTGCATAA
- a CDS encoding pentapeptide repeat-containing protein: MTQEELDKIIELHQHWLKNDCEGWENMKANLRGANLYGADLSGANLSEANLSDANLYEANLSDANLSGANLRGANLYGADLSGANLSEANLSGANLYGADLSGANLSEANLSDANLYEANLSDANLSGADRFRLGKVVDGTLTGYKKTKEGVVITAEIPAGAIVFCINGSKCRTNRAKITDMAGHDVLHSQYDNSFEYRLGQEINIKDFNLMYNVECASGFHFFKMRKEAEEYR, from the coding sequence ATGACACAGGAAGAACTTGACAAAATCATCGAACTGCACCAGCACTGGCTCAAAAATGATTGCGAAGGCTGGGAAAATATGAAGGCCAACTTGCGCGGGGCCAACTTGTACGGTGCCGACTTGAGCGGGGCCAACTTGAGCGAGGCCAACTTGAGCGATGCCAACTTGTACGAGGCCAACTTGAGCGATGCCAACTTGAGCGGGGCCAACTTGCGCGGGGCCAACTTGTACGGTGCCGACTTGAGCGGGGCCAACTTGAGCGAAGCCAACTTGAGCGGGGCCAACTTGTACGGTGCCGACTTGAGCGGGGCCAACTTGAGCGAGGCCAACTTGAGCGATGCCAACTTGTACGAGGCCAACTTGAGCGATGCCAACTTGAGCGGGGCCGACAGATTCCGTCTTGGCAAGGTGGTGGATGGGACGCTCACGGGCTACAAGAAAACGAAGGAAGGCGTGGTCATCACTGCAGAAATTCCCGCGGGTGCTATCGTATTTTGCATCAACGGCAGCAAGTGCCGCACCAACCGGGCCAAGATTACTGATATGGCAGGCCATGATGTACTGCACTCGCAGTATGACAACAGTTTCGAATACCGCCTCGGGCAGGAAATCAATATCAAGGACTTCAACCTTATGTACAACGTAGAATGCGCGAGCGGGTTCCACTTCTTTAAGATGAGGAAGGAAGCGGAGGAGTACAGATGA
- a CDS encoding SpoVG family protein: MIDEKENSENFDVLAVTQVQVYPFNEGPNLGHIKGMAQVILNDQLIIRGLRIMDGVNGLFVGYPVDPFFKGEDLRTLAQPVTRALREHIENCVLEKYQACIA, translated from the coding sequence ATGATTGACGAAAAAGAAAACAGCGAAAACTTCGACGTGCTGGCTGTCACCCAGGTGCAGGTGTACCCCTTCAATGAAGGCCCGAACCTCGGACACATCAAGGGCATGGCCCAGGTAATTCTCAACGACCAGCTCATTATCAGGGGTCTGCGCATCATGGACGGCGTAAACGGACTGTTCGTCGGCTACCCCGTGGACCCGTTCTTCAAGGGCGAGGATTTACGAACCTTGGCCCAGCCGGTCACCAGGGCACTCCGCGAGCACATCGAGAACTGCGTACTCGAAAAATACCAGGCCTGCATTGCCTAA
- a CDS encoding tyrosine-type recombinase/integrase, which yields MKRYSILQRYKSRGNTTWYGRISCNGIIRYVSLGVTRKADAQEWLNRQNALKFLPESMQEEKKDVKLSDAVNHFLDFVSSSHGTVSLTFKAYATKMKNLTAWGESHGVLTLRELTREKASRFALSINSEYSSKTAREILRVSKQFCKWCSDTYELDGWSPFLAVKASKIEKRRKDFWTVEQIERILDAAPTPRFRLFWSLMAFAGLRQAEACSFGPCSLTEDGKLHVVGKGNKEAFLPVSERLRKEIERYGELHEGMFDEPQFKYSRSNAVIRDAVSSSGIASSGESTNHRFRHSFASNLIRAGVNIKAVQQLMRHEKVQITLDTYSHLLQDDLTEAANALK from the coding sequence ATGAAACGATACTCTATTCTCCAAAGGTATAAAAGTCGCGGGAATACAACCTGGTACGGACGTATTTCATGCAACGGAATCATCAGGTACGTGTCGCTGGGAGTGACCAGGAAGGCCGACGCCCAGGAGTGGCTAAACCGTCAGAATGCCCTCAAGTTCCTTCCAGAATCCATGCAGGAAGAAAAGAAGGATGTCAAGCTGTCCGATGCCGTGAATCACTTCCTTGATTTCGTTTCGTCGTCGCACGGGACCGTTTCGCTCACTTTCAAGGCCTACGCAACAAAGATGAAGAACCTGACCGCGTGGGGCGAGTCACATGGCGTTCTGACATTGAGGGAGCTTACTCGCGAAAAGGCTTCAAGGTTCGCCCTGTCGATAAACAGCGAGTACTCCTCGAAGACGGCACGTGAAATACTGAGGGTGTCGAAGCAGTTCTGCAAGTGGTGTTCCGACACTTACGAGCTTGACGGATGGTCGCCGTTCCTGGCAGTCAAGGCTTCGAAGATTGAAAAGCGCAGAAAGGACTTCTGGACGGTGGAGCAGATCGAACGGATTCTTGACGCTGCCCCTACACCGCGTTTTAGGCTTTTCTGGTCGCTCATGGCTTTTGCAGGACTAAGGCAGGCCGAGGCGTGCTCTTTTGGCCCATGTTCGCTTACCGAGGACGGCAAACTTCATGTAGTGGGGAAAGGGAACAAGGAAGCGTTTCTGCCAGTTTCCGAACGGTTACGGAAGGAAATCGAACGGTACGGTGAGCTGCATGAAGGAATGTTCGATGAACCCCAGTTCAAGTATAGCCGTTCGAACGCAGTGATCCGGGATGCCGTATCCAGCAGCGGGATAGCCAGCAGCGGTGAAAGCACGAACCACCGTTTTCGCCATAGCTTCGCTTCAAACTTGATTCGTGCAGGAGTGAATATAAAGGCGGTCCAGCAGCTAATGAGGCACGAAAAGGTTCAGATAACGCTAGACACGTACTCGCACCTTCTCCAGGATGACTTGACCGAGGCTGCAAATGCGCTGAAATAG